A stretch of the Chitiniphilus purpureus genome encodes the following:
- the cyoE gene encoding heme o synthase: MFKPIYASSLRLADLWALGKPRVVALIVFCAAVGAAMAWPDLRALPDVLASLLGIALVAMGAAAVNCLVERNRDAEMRRTQGRPLVRGTVTVTDAALYAALLTLSGLWLLARYGNWLACALTLATFFGYAVIYTRWLKPATPQNIVIGGAAGAMPPVLGWAAVSGTISAEAAVMFLLIYTWTPPHFWALALYRQLDYEKAGLPMLPVTHGAAFTRQTILLYAVMLAAVCVLPFVIGMSGWLYMAIATWFNAGFILRSIRLYRTGDEAIARDLFRYSIKYLAWVFGALIADRLLFALL; the protein is encoded by the coding sequence ATGTTCAAGCCGATCTACGCCAGCTCGCTGCGGCTCGCTGATCTCTGGGCGCTCGGCAAGCCGCGCGTCGTCGCCCTGATCGTGTTCTGCGCCGCGGTGGGCGCGGCCATGGCCTGGCCCGACCTGCGGGCGCTGCCGGATGTGCTGGCCAGCCTGCTGGGCATCGCCCTGGTCGCCATGGGCGCGGCGGCGGTCAATTGCCTGGTGGAGCGCAACCGCGACGCCGAAATGCGGCGCACGCAGGGCCGGCCGCTGGTGCGCGGCACCGTGACCGTCACCGATGCCGCATTGTATGCCGCGCTGCTGACGCTGTCGGGGCTGTGGTTGCTGGCCCGCTACGGCAATTGGCTGGCCTGTGCGCTGACGTTGGCAACCTTCTTCGGCTACGCGGTCATCTACACGCGCTGGCTCAAGCCCGCCACACCGCAGAACATCGTGATCGGCGGCGCTGCCGGTGCCATGCCACCGGTACTTGGCTGGGCCGCGGTCAGCGGCACCATCTCGGCGGAAGCCGCAGTGATGTTCCTGCTGATCTATACCTGGACCCCGCCGCATTTCTGGGCGCTGGCGCTCTATCGCCAGCTCGACTACGAAAAGGCCGGACTGCCGATGCTGCCGGTCACCCATGGTGCGGCGTTCACCCGGCAGACCATCCTGCTGTATGCGGTCATGCTGGCCGCGGTCTGCGTGCTGCCTTTCGTGATCGGCATGAGTGGCTGGCTGTACATGGCGATCGCGACCTGGTTCAACGCAGGCTTCATCCTGCGCAGCATCAGGCTGTACCGTACCGGTGACGAGGCGATTGCACGCGACCTGTTCCGCTATTCCATCAAATACCTGGCGTGGGTGTTCGGTGCCCTGATCGCGGACCGTCTGCTTTTTGCGCTGCTCTGA
- a CDS encoding transcriptional regulator, which produces MTLLEYLKQARGLAAQIAAQIGTSPTYLWHLASGRKKRPDVALCIAIERATGGAVRCEELRPGVDWQYLRTSRQQDESINQDNGG; this is translated from the coding sequence TTGACCTTGCTCGAGTATTTGAAGCAAGCACGCGGCTTGGCGGCGCAGATCGCAGCGCAGATCGGCACTTCGCCGACCTATCTGTGGCATCTGGCAAGCGGTCGGAAAAAGCGGCCGGACGTGGCGCTTTGCATTGCGATAGAACGTGCCACCGGCGGTGCGGTGCGCTGCGAGGAATTGAGGCCAGGAGTCGATTGGCAATACTTGCGCACCAGCCGTCAACAAGATGAAAGCATAAATCAAGACAATGGCGGCTAA
- a CDS encoding S24 family peptidase has product MNIYDARRNRLREVVESDKRFKGRPSRLAAFLGRQPSYLYRLLKDSGEDRKNLGEELAREFERELGLPYGWFDQDVLSEQARDRGITYQAGVNRGLSQRWVPLVPWAKVFSTVTAASKPRSSTEWVACPAPCSTRTFAVRHTGEAMAPDYRHGELLFVDPEQTARHGDDVIVRIDELTVFKRLHITPEGSYLVSLNPDFPDRIVAMPSQAIVLGCVIGSWVQRRA; this is encoded by the coding sequence ATGAACATCTATGACGCCAGACGCAACCGGTTGCGCGAAGTGGTTGAGTCCGACAAGCGATTCAAGGGACGCCCGTCCCGGCTTGCCGCGTTCCTTGGACGCCAGCCGAGCTACCTGTATCGCTTGCTCAAGGACAGTGGTGAGGATCGCAAGAATCTGGGCGAGGAGCTGGCCCGCGAGTTCGAGCGGGAGCTGGGTCTGCCCTATGGATGGTTCGATCAGGATGTGCTCAGCGAGCAGGCGCGTGATCGTGGCATCACTTATCAGGCCGGCGTGAACCGGGGCCTGTCGCAGCGTTGGGTGCCACTGGTGCCCTGGGCTAAGGTGTTCAGCACCGTGACCGCCGCGTCCAAACCGCGCAGCAGCACCGAATGGGTGGCGTGCCCTGCGCCGTGCAGCACGCGCACTTTCGCGGTACGCCATACCGGCGAAGCGATGGCGCCGGATTATCGTCACGGCGAACTGCTGTTCGTCGACCCCGAGCAGACTGCGCGCCATGGCGACGACGTCATCGTCCGCATTGATGAACTGACCGTCTTCAAACGTTTGCATATCACTCCCGAAGGATCCTATCTGGTTTCCTTGAACCCTGATTTTCCTGATCGCATCGTGGCGATGCCGTCCCAGGCCATCGTGCTCGGCTGCGTGATTGGCAGCTGGGTGCAACGCCGCGCCTGA
- the grxD gene encoding Grx4 family monothiol glutaredoxin, producing the protein MSARNVQQEIRDTVTQNPVVLFMKGSASFPMCGFSAAAVQLLKNCSAQFVTINVLEDQDIRQGIKEYANWPTIPQLYIRGEFIGGSDIMKELYATGELQKQLDAAK; encoded by the coding sequence ATGAGCGCACGCAACGTCCAACAGGAAATCCGCGATACCGTCACCCAGAATCCCGTCGTGCTGTTCATGAAGGGCTCGGCATCCTTTCCGATGTGCGGCTTCTCGGCCGCCGCGGTACAGCTGCTCAAGAATTGCAGCGCCCAATTCGTCACCATCAACGTGCTGGAAGACCAGGACATCCGCCAAGGCATCAAGGAATACGCCAACTGGCCGACGATTCCGCAGCTTTACATCCGGGGCGAATTCATCGGCGGCTCGGACATCATGAAGGAGCTGTACGCCACAGGTGAGCTGCAAAAGCAGTTGGACGCCGCCAAGTAG
- the prmC gene encoding peptide chain release factor N(5)-glutamine methyltransferase, with protein sequence MTTPRQLLAQSGLDRLDARVLLQHVAGVSHAWLIAHGDDPLDDAVVARFAALTARRQAGEPVAYLVGVREFYGRDFAVDPAVLIPRPETEQLVALALDHARPGALVLDLGTGSGCIPITLKLERPDLAVTAVDISAAALRVAAHNAAQLGASIRLLQSDWFAALAGEHFAVIVANPPYIKAGDPHLGNGDLRFEPAGALTDGADGLQHLRTLIAQAPAHLDAQGMLLLEHGHDQGKACRDMLAAVGFVAVCTWQDLAGLDRISGGRWPQ encoded by the coding sequence ATGACCACGCCCCGTCAACTGCTGGCCCAGAGTGGCCTTGATCGGCTGGATGCGCGCGTGCTGCTGCAGCACGTAGCCGGCGTTTCGCACGCCTGGCTGATCGCGCATGGCGACGATCCGCTCGACGACGCCGTTGTCGCGCGCTTTGCCGCGCTGACGGCGCGGCGGCAGGCAGGCGAACCGGTCGCCTATCTCGTCGGGGTCCGCGAATTCTATGGGCGCGACTTTGCAGTCGATCCCGCGGTGCTGATCCCCCGCCCGGAAACCGAGCAGTTGGTGGCACTGGCCCTCGATCACGCCCGCCCTGGCGCCCTCGTACTGGACCTTGGCACCGGCTCCGGCTGCATTCCCATCACCCTCAAGCTGGAACGCCCCGACCTGGCGGTCACCGCCGTGGACATCAGTGCTGCGGCGCTGCGGGTGGCAGCGCACAACGCCGCACAGCTGGGCGCGTCGATCCGGCTGCTGCAGTCCGATTGGTTCGCGGCACTGGCCGGCGAGCATTTCGCGGTGATCGTCGCCAACCCACCGTATATCAAGGCCGGCGACCCGCACCTTGGCAACGGCGACCTGCGCTTCGAACCCGCCGGCGCGTTGACGGACGGAGCGGACGGCCTGCAGCATCTGCGCACCCTGATTGCACAGGCACCCGCGCATCTGGACGCGCAGGGCATGCTGCTGCTCGAACATGGCCATGACCAGGGCAAGGCCTGCCGCGATATGCTGGCGGCAGTGGGCTTCGTCGCCGTGTGCACCTGGCAGGATCTGGCGGGGCTGGACCGCATCAGTGGCGGTCGCTGGCCGCAATGA
- a CDS encoding basic secretory protein-like protein has product MTTSKRLSFTLLAAIGLASAAISHAACRGAWAEGNTYQAGDTVTYGTSTYTARVTHTAYAGSNWNPPSTPSLWDVGGNCGTPTPTPTPTPTPTPTPTPTPTPTPTPTPTPTPTPGNTVCFFEHIDYQGASLCVGAGNAAWPPAGWDEQVSSVQVSPGYQIQLYADPDHAGRVLRLTGNEPNLVTRNFNDRMSSYRIAALDAPTPAPAPMPVPGQTRLAALPNAGLFNDCAPALQLDLQDPVGFTPFTDQVPIAELGPLMEQVARNVCAVLYRQPHEVPVRLNRIILSVQDVDGVAWAGGDTITLSTRHVRNYANGGGDVVKEVIGILVHEATHLYQKNNEDTANVPEFGGVIEGFADFVRYRNGYKTIAEHRRPGGVWYGGYDTTGFFIDYLDQMYPDLAYRLNATLDSHDGVQWTEASFQQLTGKPVQTLWNEYQTWLSTQP; this is encoded by the coding sequence ATGACAACCAGCAAACGCTTGAGCTTTACCCTGCTCGCCGCCATTGGTCTTGCCAGCGCGGCAATCAGCCACGCAGCCTGCCGCGGCGCCTGGGCGGAGGGCAATACCTATCAGGCCGGTGATACCGTGACCTACGGTACCAGCACGTATACCGCCCGGGTCACCCATACCGCGTATGCCGGCTCCAATTGGAATCCGCCTTCGACACCCTCGCTGTGGGACGTGGGTGGCAACTGCGGCACCCCGACGCCTACACCGACACCCACCCCGACACCCACCCCGACACCCACCCCGACACCCACCCCGACACCCACCCCGACACCCACCCCGACACCGACCCCTGGCAATACCGTGTGTTTCTTCGAGCATATCGATTACCAGGGCGCCAGCCTGTGCGTTGGCGCCGGCAACGCGGCGTGGCCGCCCGCCGGGTGGGACGAGCAGGTCTCGTCGGTGCAGGTCAGCCCGGGGTATCAGATCCAGCTGTATGCCGACCCGGACCATGCCGGCCGGGTATTGCGGCTGACCGGGAACGAGCCCAATCTCGTGACGCGCAACTTCAACGACCGGATGTCCTCCTACCGCATCGCCGCGCTCGATGCCCCGACACCTGCCCCGGCCCCCATGCCGGTGCCGGGACAGACCCGTCTGGCCGCGTTGCCCAATGCCGGCCTGTTCAACGATTGCGCCCCTGCCTTGCAACTGGACCTGCAGGATCCGGTGGGTTTCACGCCTTTCACCGATCAGGTGCCGATCGCCGAACTCGGACCGCTGATGGAGCAGGTGGCGCGCAATGTATGCGCGGTGTTGTATCGGCAGCCGCATGAGGTGCCGGTGCGCCTGAACCGCATCATCCTGTCGGTGCAGGACGTGGACGGCGTGGCCTGGGCCGGGGGGGATACCATCACGCTGAGCACCCGGCACGTGCGCAATTACGCCAATGGCGGCGGGGACGTGGTCAAGGAGGTCATCGGCATCCTGGTGCACGAAGCCACCCACCTGTATCAGAAAAACAACGAAGACACCGCCAATGTGCCGGAATTTGGTGGGGTGATTGAAGGTTTTGCCGACTTTGTCCGCTATCGTAATGGCTACAAGACCATTGCCGAACACCGGCGTCCCGGCGGTGTGTGGTACGGTGGCTATGATACGACCGGTTTCTTCATCGACTATCTGGATCAGATGTACCCGGATCTGGCCTATCGTCTGAATGCCACGCTCGATTCCCATGACGGCGTGCAGTGGACCGAGGCGAGCTTCCAGCAGCTGACCGGCAAGCCGGTGCAGACCCTTTGGAACGAATATCAGACATGGTTGAGCACGCAGCCTTGA
- a CDS encoding DUF6491 family protein: MPNAAALLITLTLSVLAPAASARPQERQQLRLPSALRWRPAAPDQVLLWTGREEVWRLHLQAGCRVLPSRGGLGFTVRHGHFKAGRDRIRAVAGACRVERITAAPPSPRQGSAGMPTFVAWRIEVSAHAKNNNAYPSVTLY; this comes from the coding sequence ATGCCAAATGCCGCTGCTTTGTTGATCACGCTCACGCTGTCCGTGCTTGCGCCCGCCGCATCGGCGCGGCCGCAGGAAAGGCAGCAACTGAGGCTGCCCTCCGCGTTGCGCTGGCGCCCGGCCGCGCCGGATCAGGTGCTGCTCTGGACCGGGCGCGAGGAAGTCTGGCGCCTGCACCTGCAGGCCGGCTGCAGGGTGTTGCCGTCGCGGGGTGGATTGGGCTTTACCGTGCGCCATGGCCACTTCAAGGCCGGGCGTGACCGTATCCGCGCCGTCGCGGGTGCCTGCAGGGTGGAGCGCATCACGGCGGCACCGCCCAGCCCACGACAAGGCAGCGCCGGTATGCCGACCTTTGTCGCCTGGCGAATTGAAGTTTCAGCGCATGCGAAGAACAATAATGCTTATCCATCGGTAACACTGTATTGA